One segment of Mycolicibacterium sp. YH-1 DNA contains the following:
- a CDS encoding DUF2510 domain-containing protein — translation MTTPSVPAGWYSDPDDPQALRYWDGTAWTAGPVPEQAAPEVTQPERQPSLEPVGLELPVFESFETPSFESISSGPAETPATPPAADATPAPEAPESFDEPGTPTPTDAPTTTAGPHPEFQTPPWESPTTAVPLFTPRYDAPPPNPPAGTDNRRLIIGFLSAVGALLLILILVLVYALVIRDDAVPDVTPSPTSASAAPSAESTTSAASETPTEAVAAPAAGEIVDGPFTISVASTERGDTISSTVNESLEKTAVGEFLVVYLNVGNTSGDVQEFLSNLQVLNTDAGTIAPDDEASLYLGGGVVIVSPGETLETAVVFDVPVGTVASGIIVHGVPGMAGGELPVE, via the coding sequence CCGGTTGGTACTCAGATCCCGATGACCCGCAAGCCCTGCGCTACTGGGATGGCACCGCCTGGACCGCCGGGCCAGTTCCCGAGCAGGCCGCGCCGGAGGTCACGCAACCCGAGCGCCAACCGTCACTGGAGCCCGTCGGGCTCGAGCTACCCGTATTCGAGTCGTTCGAGACACCCTCCTTCGAGTCCATCTCGTCGGGACCGGCCGAGACACCCGCAACGCCGCCCGCCGCCGACGCAACCCCTGCGCCCGAGGCACCGGAGTCCTTCGACGAACCTGGCACCCCGACCCCGACGGATGCGCCCACCACCACCGCAGGGCCGCACCCCGAGTTCCAGACGCCGCCGTGGGAGTCGCCGACCACCGCGGTCCCGCTGTTCACACCCCGCTATGACGCGCCACCACCGAATCCGCCGGCCGGCACCGACAACCGCAGATTGATCATCGGCTTCCTCAGCGCCGTCGGCGCGCTGCTGTTGATCTTGATCCTGGTTCTGGTTTACGCCTTGGTGATCCGCGATGACGCTGTACCCGATGTCACGCCGTCTCCCACATCGGCCTCTGCGGCGCCTTCGGCGGAATCAACGACGTCGGCCGCATCCGAGACCCCCACCGAGGCCGTGGCCGCGCCTGCGGCCGGTGAGATCGTCGACGGTCCGTTCACCATCTCGGTCGCCTCCACCGAGCGCGGTGACACCATCTCCTCGACCGTCAACGAGTCCCTCGAGAAGACCGCTGTCGGCGAGTTCCTCGTCGTGTACCTGAATGTCGGCAACACCAGTGGCGACGTGCAGGAGTTCCTGTCGAACCTGCAGGTACTCAACACCGACGCGGGCACCATCGCACCGGACGACGAGGCGTCCCTCTATCTCGGCGGTGGCGTCGTCATCGTCAGTCCCGGTGAGACGCTCGAGACCGCGGTCGTGTTCGACGTGCCCGTCGGCACGGTGGCCAGCGGAATCATCGTGCACGGCGTCCCCGGCATGGCCGGTGGCGAACTGCCGGTCGAATAG
- a CDS encoding DUF2235 domain-containing protein: MKNVVLCFDQVRHLGVGGDTNATALFGMLDQSSGQVCWYHSGSTRWTRARDQHAEARAAIDGGYAFLRRCWEPGDSILVFGAGHGAFCAQALIRLVNTVGILPWSLDDMVGHVVSAYAMPRTRRTPREWQAVRATFAALTGGNEPLVVAYLGLWDALRDATLPIPPPELLAVRGGRHAMAADAASVLDRPVTMMGDAVEQAWFRGGHCDVAGGPGACRPLAGIALNWVLDAATAAGLRVRDRATTTPPEHADALAGSARSLPLRKVPDDAVVHASVEAYVAAHPQYWRRLPAQFTWTDRDWLARGERLVSAPAPTPAPSELTAIAS; this comes from the coding sequence GTGAAGAACGTCGTGCTGTGCTTTGACCAGGTTCGCCATCTGGGGGTCGGGGGCGACACCAATGCCACGGCTCTGTTCGGCATGCTCGATCAGTCGAGCGGACAAGTCTGCTGGTATCACTCGGGTTCGACGCGTTGGACCCGGGCTCGCGACCAGCACGCCGAGGCCCGCGCGGCGATCGACGGCGGTTATGCGTTTCTGCGGCGCTGCTGGGAGCCGGGCGATTCGATCCTCGTCTTCGGGGCGGGCCACGGCGCGTTCTGCGCGCAAGCGCTCATCCGACTGGTGAACACCGTGGGCATCCTCCCGTGGTCGTTGGACGACATGGTCGGCCACGTGGTTTCGGCGTATGCGATGCCGCGCACCCGTCGTACGCCGCGGGAGTGGCAGGCAGTGCGCGCGACGTTCGCCGCATTGACGGGCGGCAACGAGCCGCTCGTCGTCGCCTACCTCGGTTTGTGGGATGCGCTGCGGGACGCCACGCTGCCGATACCGCCGCCGGAGTTACTCGCCGTTCGCGGGGGCAGACACGCGATGGCCGCCGACGCCGCATCGGTGCTGGATCGCCCGGTGACGATGATGGGCGATGCGGTGGAGCAGGCGTGGTTCCGCGGCGGACACTGTGATGTCGCGGGCGGCCCAGGCGCCTGCCGCCCCCTCGCGGGTATCGCCCTGAACTGGGTGCTCGACGCCGCCACCGCCGCCGGACTTCGGGTCCGGGACCGCGCAACGACGACACCTCCAGAACACGCGGACGCACTGGCGGGCAGCGCGCGCAGCCTGCCGTTGCGGAAGGTGCCCGACGACGCCGTGGTCCACGCCAGTGTCGAGGCCTACGTTGCGGCGCACCCGCAGTACTGGCGCCGGTTGCCTGCCCAGTTCACCTGGACCGACCGCGACTGGCTGGCACGCGGCGAACGCCTGGTCTCCGCGCCCGCGCCGACGCCCGCCCCCTCCGAGCTGACCGCCATCGCGTCTTGA
- a CDS encoding crotonase/enoyl-CoA hydratase family protein produces MSSPVSYAQNELVATITLDDGKVNVLSPAMQQHINAALDQAEAAAASGDVKAIVLAGNSKVLSAGFDLGVFNSGDAAAALGMLSGGFELSIRLLTFPVPVVIAATGPAIAMGAFLLLSGDHRVGSPSSRCQANETAIGMVLPISAIEIMRMRLTRAAFQRAVALAATFAGDAAVSAGWVDEIVETENVLARAHDVAAEFATTLHAKAHLASKLKAREDALAAIRAGIDGLPTEFGGA; encoded by the coding sequence ATGAGCAGCCCGGTCAGCTATGCCCAGAACGAACTCGTTGCCACGATCACGCTGGACGACGGCAAGGTCAATGTGCTGTCGCCGGCGATGCAGCAGCACATCAACGCCGCACTCGATCAGGCCGAGGCGGCCGCGGCCAGCGGTGACGTCAAGGCGATCGTGCTGGCGGGCAACTCGAAGGTGCTCAGCGCCGGGTTCGACCTGGGGGTTTTCAACTCCGGTGACGCCGCCGCCGCGCTCGGGATGCTGTCCGGCGGTTTCGAACTCTCGATCCGGCTGTTGACCTTCCCGGTGCCCGTCGTCATCGCCGCGACGGGGCCTGCCATCGCGATGGGGGCCTTCCTGCTCCTGAGCGGTGACCACCGAGTCGGTTCTCCGAGTTCGCGGTGCCAGGCCAATGAGACCGCCATCGGCATGGTGCTGCCGATCTCCGCGATCGAGATCATGCGGATGCGGTTGACGCGCGCGGCGTTTCAGCGCGCCGTCGCCCTCGCGGCGACCTTCGCCGGAGATGCCGCGGTGTCGGCGGGGTGGGTCGATGAGATCGTCGAGACCGAGAACGTGCTCGCCCGCGCCCACGACGTGGCTGCGGAGTTCGCGACGACCCTGCACGCCAAGGCGCACCTCGCCTCCAAGCTGAAGGCCCGCGAGGACGCGCTGGCGGCCATTCGCGCCGGGATCGACGGGCTGCCCACCGAGTTCGGTGGCGCCTAA
- the recC gene encoding exodeoxyribonuclease V subunit gamma, giving the protein MGLHLHRAERTDVLADGLADLLAQPLVDPFAMELVLVPARGVERWLSQRLSHVLGRGSGADGVCAGIDFRNPHSLIAEITGSGRNPGDDPWAPDTMVWPLLEVIDASLDESWCRTLATHLGHFETGEAERELRLGRRYAVARRIAGLFASYARQRPQLLIDWLAGATDDLPSDVAWQPPLWRALAARVPADPPHMRHANTLARLRDSAMDLPQRLSLFGHTRLPVTEVELITALATHHELHLWLPHPSDALWQALRGVRGSVPRREDSSHRVVGHPLLATLGRDLRELQRGLPDDVGTDEHLEAGDHPATLLGWLQSDIAANAVRPQGRTFTPSDRSVQVHACHGPARQVDVLREVLLGLLVDDPTLEPRDILVMCPDIETYAPLINADFGLGDILPGVHPAHRLRMRLADRALVQTNPLLGVATEVLALAGSRVTASEVLNLAQAAPVRARFGFTDDNLEDITRWVRQANVRWGFDQEHRKPYGVDFVHNTWRFGIDRVLAGVAMSDDAHAWIDSTLPLDDVSSNRIELAGKLAEFIDRLQRTVTSLTGARPLRDWLSAVTDGITMLTRISDADAWQLSQMQREFGDVLRDAGTHANTEMRLPDINALLQRHLAGRPTRANFRTGTLTVCTMVPMRSVPHRVVCLVGLDDGVYPRRGATDGDDVLARDPVTGERDIRSEDRQLLLDAIGATTEKLVITYTGANAYSGQPRPPAVPLAELLDALEATTPDPVRDAIVVHHPLQPFDIRNVVPGGLVPDVPFTFDSTVLRAARTSTGERSEQPKFVSGPLPPRPTDDVALADLVGFFKDPVKGFFRALDYTLPWDVDGVADEMPVDIDALEEWSVGDRMLTDMLRGMEAKDARQAEWRRGTVPPGQLGWRKTTQLLTQADLLAEAARRHRTAEPSAYDVDVELDGGRRLTGTVSPVFGDRMVSVTYSKLGGKHLLASWIPLLALFAHRPNRDWSAICIGRPPRGTDPREQTLGRPEESAVDLLRDLVAIYDAGRREPLPLPIKTSYAWAAARHSGDDPERAAGFRWKSGNFPGEEADPAQVRAWGQGAWLRDLMQPLRPGEEYDGETNRLGAYAARLWLPMLRAEGRRG; this is encoded by the coding sequence ATGGGCCTTCATCTCCACCGTGCGGAACGCACCGACGTCCTCGCCGACGGGCTCGCAGATCTACTCGCCCAACCGCTCGTCGACCCGTTCGCCATGGAGTTGGTGCTCGTTCCCGCGCGCGGTGTTGAGCGTTGGCTCTCGCAGCGGCTGTCACACGTGTTGGGTCGCGGCTCGGGGGCCGACGGGGTGTGCGCGGGCATCGACTTCCGCAACCCGCACTCCCTGATCGCCGAGATCACCGGCAGCGGCCGCAACCCCGGCGACGACCCGTGGGCCCCCGACACCATGGTGTGGCCGCTGCTCGAGGTGATCGATGCCAGCCTCGACGAGAGCTGGTGCCGCACGCTGGCCACCCACCTGGGCCACTTCGAGACCGGCGAGGCCGAGCGGGAGCTGCGGCTGGGGCGGCGCTACGCCGTCGCTCGGCGCATCGCGGGCCTGTTCGCGTCCTATGCCAGACAGCGCCCGCAACTGCTCATCGACTGGCTGGCAGGCGCCACCGACGACCTGCCCAGCGACGTCGCCTGGCAGCCTCCGCTGTGGCGGGCGCTCGCGGCGCGGGTGCCCGCCGACCCACCCCACATGCGCCATGCGAACACCCTTGCCCGACTGCGTGATTCGGCAATGGACCTGCCGCAGCGGCTCTCACTGTTTGGACACACCCGGCTGCCGGTGACCGAGGTGGAGTTGATCACCGCGCTGGCAACCCATCACGAGCTGCACCTGTGGCTGCCCCACCCCAGCGACGCGCTGTGGCAGGCACTGCGCGGCGTGCGGGGCTCGGTGCCCCGTCGCGAGGACAGCAGTCACCGCGTGGTCGGCCATCCCCTGCTGGCCACCCTTGGCCGGGACCTGCGCGAGCTGCAGCGCGGCCTGCCCGACGACGTCGGCACCGACGAGCACCTCGAGGCCGGCGACCATCCCGCCACGCTGCTCGGCTGGCTGCAATCCGATATCGCCGCGAATGCCGTTCGCCCACAGGGCCGGACGTTCACACCGTCCGACCGCTCGGTGCAGGTGCACGCGTGCCACGGCCCCGCTCGGCAGGTCGACGTGCTGCGGGAGGTGCTGCTCGGTCTGCTGGTCGATGACCCGACTCTGGAACCGCGCGACATCCTGGTGATGTGCCCGGACATCGAGACCTACGCGCCGCTGATCAACGCCGACTTCGGCCTCGGTGACATCCTCCCCGGCGTGCACCCGGCCCACCGGCTGCGCATGCGGTTGGCCGACCGCGCGCTCGTGCAGACCAACCCGCTGCTCGGCGTGGCGACCGAGGTACTCGCCCTGGCCGGTAGCAGGGTCACCGCCAGCGAGGTGCTCAACCTCGCCCAGGCCGCCCCGGTGCGGGCACGCTTCGGATTCACCGACGACAACCTTGAGGACATCACCCGCTGGGTCCGGCAGGCCAACGTGCGCTGGGGTTTCGACCAGGAGCACCGCAAGCCGTACGGCGTCGACTTCGTGCACAACACATGGCGTTTCGGAATCGACCGCGTGCTGGCTGGTGTCGCGATGTCCGATGACGCCCACGCCTGGATCGACTCCACGTTGCCCCTGGACGACGTGAGCAGCAACCGCATCGAACTGGCGGGCAAGCTCGCCGAGTTCATCGACCGCCTGCAGCGAACGGTCACCTCGCTGACCGGTGCGCGGCCGCTGCGGGACTGGTTGAGCGCTGTGACCGACGGCATCACGATGCTGACCCGCATCAGCGATGCCGATGCGTGGCAGCTCAGTCAGATGCAGCGCGAGTTCGGTGACGTCCTGCGCGACGCGGGCACCCACGCCAACACCGAGATGCGGCTGCCCGATATCAACGCGCTGCTGCAACGCCACCTGGCCGGCCGGCCGACGCGGGCCAACTTCCGGACCGGCACGCTGACGGTGTGCACGATGGTGCCGATGCGGTCGGTGCCGCACCGGGTGGTGTGCCTGGTGGGTCTCGACGACGGTGTGTACCCGCGCCGGGGCGCCACCGACGGCGACGACGTGCTGGCGCGGGACCCCGTGACCGGTGAGCGCGACATCCGTTCAGAGGACCGGCAACTGCTGCTCGACGCCATTGGCGCGACCACCGAGAAGCTGGTCATCACCTACACCGGGGCCAACGCCTACTCGGGCCAGCCGCGTCCGCCCGCCGTACCACTGGCCGAACTCCTGGACGCACTGGAGGCCACCACACCCGATCCGGTTCGCGACGCGATCGTCGTCCATCATCCGCTGCAGCCCTTCGACATTCGCAATGTCGTACCCGGCGGCCTGGTGCCGGATGTGCCGTTCACGTTCGACTCGACGGTTCTGCGGGCGGCCCGCACCAGCACCGGCGAGCGGTCCGAGCAGCCGAAGTTCGTCTCCGGACCGCTCCCGCCGCGGCCGACTGATGATGTCGCGCTCGCCGATCTCGTCGGGTTCTTCAAGGATCCGGTCAAGGGTTTCTTCCGCGCGCTGGACTACACGCTGCCATGGGATGTCGACGGCGTCGCGGACGAGATGCCCGTCGACATCGACGCTCTGGAGGAGTGGTCGGTGGGCGACCGAATGCTCACCGACATGCTGCGCGGTATGGAGGCCAAGGACGCCCGGCAGGCGGAGTGGCGCCGCGGCACCGTGCCTCCTGGCCAGCTCGGCTGGCGCAAGACGACCCAGCTGCTCACCCAGGCCGATCTGCTGGCCGAGGCGGCACGCCGTCATCGCACCGCCGAGCCCAGCGCGTACGACGTGGATGTCGAACTCGACGGTGGGCGTCGGCTCACGGGGACGGTGTCGCCGGTCTTCGGCGACCGGATGGTCTCGGTCACCTACTCCAAGCTGGGCGGCAAGCACCTGCTGGCATCGTGGATTCCGTTGCTGGCGTTGTTCGCCCACCGTCCGAATCGGGATTGGTCGGCCATCTGCATCGGCCGGCCACCGCGCGGAACAGACCCACGCGAGCAGACTCTCGGCCGTCCCGAGGAATCAGCCGTCGACCTGTTGCGGGACCTGGTGGCGATCTACGACGCGGGCCGGCGCGAACCGCTTCCGCTGCCGATCAAGACGTCCTACGCCTGGGCCGCCGCCCGGCACAGCGGTGATGACCCGGAGCGGGCCGCGGGGTTCCGATGGAAGTCGGGCAACTTCCCCGGCGAGGAGGCCGACCCGGCCCAGGTGCGCGCCTGGGGGCAGGGCGCATGGCTGAGGGATCTGATGCAACCGCTGCGGCCGGGCGAGGAGTACGACGGCGAGACCAATCGCCTCGGCGCCTACGCCGCACGGCTCTGGTTGCCGATGCTGCGGGCCGAGGGGAGGCGTGGATGA
- the recB gene encoding exodeoxyribonuclease V subunit beta, whose amino-acid sequence MERFDLQGPLPAAPSTTVLEASAGTGKTFALAGLVTRYVAEGEATLDQMLLITFGRAASQELRERVRCQIAQAAAAFDDPSLAGDNKLVAHLLDATDAERVARQQRLRDALANFDAATIATTHQFCQLVLKSLGVAGDSDSGVTLVESLTDLVTEIVDDLYLAHFGHQREDPELTYPDALRLAREVVANPATELRPRDPAPESRAAVCITFAKRVLAELELRKRRLGILSYDDLLTRLADALEPLDSPARVRMHQRWPIVMVDEFQDTDPVQWEVIDRAFSGRSTVILIGDPKQAIYAFRGGDIVTYLRAAETAGAKKTLGTNWRSDAALVDRLQVVLRDAELGNPAIVVHDVDAAHRGHRLVGAPHDDPFRLRVVARPTFGRSGTQNVAIADLRRHIGQDLANDIGELLASGATFDGKPVQAGDVAIIVETHRDARACQRSLTAAGIPCVYTGDSDIFTSAAADDWLSLLEAFDQPHRTGVVRAAAATMFFGHTAQTLVTGGDALTDRIAETLREWAGHARERGVAAIFEAAQLGGMSDRVLSWRDGERHMTDLAHMTQLLQDVAHREHYTLPALRDWLRAERDDRGGATERNRRLDSDAAAVQIMTVWVSKGLQYPIVYLPFAFNRYVPEPELILFHDGDTRCLHVGGKDSPDYHAVAKLGREESAGDDSRLTYVALTRAQAQVVAWWSSGRDEPNGGLSRLLRGRRPGERVVPERCVPAKISDDDALARLREWEALGGPVLEQSVLGPAPTLPSVPAPTDLDARHFHRSIDLRWRRTSYSGLIRVAETTGVGSEPEIVELDDEVADIPLVAPSGGPSVPSPMADLPTGAQFGTLVHSVLETADPLAPDLAAQLETHVGEHLAWWPVDVSPRALAEALVPLHDTPLGPLAGDLTLREIGLHDRLREMNFEIPLAGGDLVTEAPDIALRDVGALMARHVRAPDPLASYADRLSGDALGHQSLRGYLNGSIDAVLRIPDTDGHRYVVVDYKTNWLGDGNEPLTAADYDRPRLVEAMLHSDYPLQALLYSVVLHRFLRWRQPGYDPDRHLGGILYLFVRGMCGPQTPVIDGHYAGVFDWRPPSALIVEMSDLLDAGRAVA is encoded by the coding sequence ATGGAGCGTTTCGACCTGCAGGGTCCACTGCCCGCCGCGCCGTCGACCACCGTGCTGGAGGCCAGTGCAGGCACCGGAAAGACGTTCGCTCTCGCCGGGTTGGTGACGCGCTATGTCGCCGAGGGCGAGGCGACGCTGGACCAGATGCTGCTCATCACGTTCGGCCGCGCGGCCAGCCAGGAGCTTCGCGAGCGGGTCCGCTGCCAGATCGCGCAGGCCGCAGCGGCTTTCGACGATCCCTCGCTGGCCGGTGACAATAAGCTGGTCGCCCACCTGTTGGATGCCACCGATGCCGAACGCGTCGCCCGTCAGCAGCGGTTGCGCGACGCACTGGCCAACTTCGACGCCGCGACGATCGCCACCACCCATCAGTTCTGCCAGCTGGTGTTGAAGTCCCTCGGTGTGGCCGGTGACTCCGATTCCGGTGTCACCCTGGTGGAGAGCCTGACCGACCTGGTCACCGAGATCGTCGACGACCTCTACCTCGCGCACTTCGGGCATCAGCGTGAGGACCCGGAACTGACCTACCCCGATGCGCTGCGGCTCGCGCGGGAGGTGGTGGCCAATCCAGCAACCGAGCTGCGGCCCCGTGACCCCGCACCCGAGTCCCGGGCCGCGGTCTGCATCACGTTCGCCAAACGCGTTCTCGCCGAACTGGAGCTGCGCAAGCGCAGACTCGGCATCCTGAGCTATGACGATCTTCTGACGCGGTTGGCCGACGCGCTGGAGCCGCTGGACTCCCCCGCCCGGGTCCGCATGCACCAACGCTGGCCCATCGTGATGGTCGACGAGTTCCAGGACACCGACCCCGTGCAGTGGGAGGTGATCGACCGCGCATTCAGCGGACGCTCGACGGTGATCCTGATCGGTGACCCGAAGCAGGCTATCTACGCGTTTCGCGGCGGCGATATCGTCACCTACCTGCGCGCCGCCGAGACCGCGGGCGCCAAGAAGACGCTGGGCACCAACTGGCGCAGCGATGCCGCACTGGTCGACCGGCTGCAGGTCGTGCTGCGCGACGCCGAGCTGGGCAACCCTGCGATCGTCGTGCACGACGTCGACGCGGCCCATCGGGGCCACCGGCTGGTCGGGGCGCCACACGACGATCCGTTCCGGTTGCGTGTGGTGGCGCGACCGACGTTCGGCCGCAGCGGAACCCAGAACGTGGCGATCGCCGACCTGCGACGGCACATCGGCCAAGACCTGGCCAACGATATCGGGGAGCTGCTCGCCAGCGGCGCCACGTTCGACGGCAAGCCGGTCCAGGCCGGCGACGTCGCGATAATCGTCGAGACGCACCGGGATGCGCGCGCATGTCAGCGTTCGTTGACGGCGGCGGGTATCCCCTGCGTCTACACCGGCGACTCGGACATCTTCACCTCCGCCGCGGCCGATGACTGGCTGTCGCTGTTGGAGGCCTTCGACCAGCCGCACCGCACCGGGGTGGTGCGCGCCGCCGCGGCAACGATGTTCTTCGGTCACACCGCGCAGACCCTGGTGACAGGCGGTGACGCGCTGACCGACCGGATCGCAGAGACCTTGCGGGAGTGGGCAGGCCATGCCCGTGAACGTGGTGTGGCGGCGATATTCGAGGCCGCGCAGCTGGGCGGTATGAGCGACCGGGTGCTGTCCTGGCGTGACGGCGAGCGCCACATGACCGACCTCGCGCACATGACGCAGCTGCTGCAGGACGTCGCGCACCGCGAGCACTACACGCTGCCCGCGCTGCGCGACTGGTTGCGCGCCGAGCGTGACGACCGCGGCGGAGCCACCGAGCGCAACCGCCGCCTCGACAGCGACGCGGCCGCTGTGCAGATCATGACGGTGTGGGTGAGCAAGGGGCTGCAGTACCCGATTGTGTACCTGCCCTTCGCCTTCAATCGCTATGTGCCGGAGCCCGAACTGATCCTGTTCCACGACGGCGACACCCGGTGTCTGCACGTCGGCGGCAAGGACAGCCCCGACTATCACGCCGTTGCGAAGCTGGGGCGCGAGGAGTCCGCGGGTGACGACAGCCGCCTGACGTATGTCGCGCTGACCCGGGCGCAGGCCCAGGTGGTGGCATGGTGGTCGTCGGGCCGCGACGAACCCAACGGCGGGCTGTCCCGGTTACTGCGTGGTCGGCGACCGGGCGAGCGCGTCGTGCCGGAACGCTGTGTGCCCGCCAAGATCAGCGATGACGACGCGCTGGCGCGGCTGCGCGAGTGGGAGGCGCTCGGCGGACCCGTGCTCGAGCAGTCGGTGCTGGGGCCGGCGCCGACGCTGCCTTCGGTGCCGGCACCGACCGATCTCGATGCCAGGCACTTTCACCGCAGCATCGACCTGCGCTGGCGCCGCACCTCCTACTCGGGTCTGATCCGGGTGGCCGAGACAACCGGTGTGGGCAGCGAACCCGAGATCGTCGAACTCGACGACGAGGTCGCCGATATCCCGCTGGTGGCACCGTCGGGGGGACCGTCGGTGCCATCCCCGATGGCCGATCTGCCGACGGGCGCGCAGTTCGGCACCCTGGTGCACTCGGTGCTGGAGACCGCCGATCCGCTGGCGCCCGATCTGGCCGCGCAGTTGGAGACCCACGTCGGCGAGCATCTGGCGTGGTGGCCGGTCGACGTGTCGCCACGTGCGCTGGCCGAGGCGTTGGTGCCGCTGCACGACACCCCGCTGGGCCCGCTCGCGGGCGATCTGACACTGCGCGAGATCGGGCTGCACGATCGACTGCGCGAGATGAACTTCGAGATCCCCTTGGCGGGCGGCGATCTGGTGACCGAGGCACCCGACATCGCGCTGCGTGACGTCGGCGCGCTGATGGCCCGGCACGTGCGCGCGCCCGACCCGCTGGCGTCCTACGCCGACCGGCTCTCGGGTGACGCGCTGGGGCATCAGTCGTTGCGCGGCTACCTCAACGGGTCGATCGATGCGGTGCTGCGGATCCCCGACACCGACGGTCACCGCTATGTGGTGGTGGACTACAAGACCAACTGGCTGGGCGACGGTAACGAGCCGTTGACCGCGGCCGACTACGACCGGCCGCGACTGGTCGAGGCCATGCTGCACTCGGACTACCCGCTGCAGGCGTTGCTCTACAGCGTGGTGCTGCACCGGTTCCTGCGGTGGCGGCAACCGGGGTATGACCCCGATCGTCATCTGGGCGGAATCCTGTATCTGTTCGTGCGCGGCATGTGTGGCCCGCAGACACCTGTGATCGACGGGCACTACGCCGGGGTTTTCGACTGGCGGCCGCCGTCGGCGTTGATCGTCGAGATGTCCGATCTCCTCGATGCGGGCAGGGCTGTCGCGTGA